The genomic interval ACCTGCCCGTTGAGAACCTTTAGGGATAAAGCCTAGAAATccacgttttatttttattttattattttattttatgttattttattttatttattttattttattttattttgttttgtttatgtttatttatttttgagaccaagagagattttattttattttattttatttatgtttatttatttttgagaccgagagagagagagagagagacagcacaagcaggagaggggcagagagagagggggacagaagatccaaagcaggctccacactgacagcggagagccagatgcggggctcaaactcatgaactgagagatcatgacctgagccaaagtctgacacttaaccaactgagacacccaggcgcctggaaatccacattttaaaaaaatttgagggTTGGCGGggagtggctcctgggtggctcagtcggttgagcgtttagattcttgatttctgctcaggtcatgatctcatggtttgtgagatgaagtcctgtgtcaggttccacagagcctgcttggaattctctctctccctctctctctgccccaccccctgcccgtctcaaaaataaaataaataaaactttaaagaaatttaagttttatttctttaagtaatctctacacccaacatgggacttgaactcatgaccctgagatccagagtcgcaaactcttctgactgagccagccaggcactcccagaAATCTCCATTTTTAACAAGCATACCAGGCACACTGAAGTTTGGAAATTATTGCATCCCTaattacagaggaggaaacttaGGCACACAGAGGTTGtacaaagtcacagagctggtgaATGGTGGGGACAGGACTCTATCCTAAGACCATATGAATGTGGAATCCACAGTTTTAGCCATACACTGAAAAAATTGATGCTGGGTCTGACTGTGCATATTTAGCCATATACATCACTTTGTGTCCACAAAGTTTGTTAGATTATGAACTCGTGAAATACTGGAAGGCAgttaatgtgttttctttctctcacttatcTGTAGAATCCATTAAACATGCCTAGTACCTGGAAGACCCtcaataaaaatcatttgaattgAACTCCTACAGATACATGATTATCTATTtctataaacatacatatacagaGGACTTCTCATTTTCAAGTAGAATCTTGGAACAAGGTATAACAACTATAGactttcccactctctcttgaACCCACTCAGTCAAACTTTCACTTATGCCAGTGTGTTGATGTGGCTCTTATCAGTATCACCAGTGACTTCAACGTGGCTGAAACTAATGATCAATTGTCAGTCTGTATCTAACCTCATTCCTCTTGGTAGCTTTGCACATAGAGCTTTCCTCCCTCCTGAAACACTCTTATCTTGTCTTCTAAGACATTCCTCCTATCTCTCTGGATGCCactgctttctttttacttttttcccccaattaaaaaaaaatatttttattatttttaaatattttatttttaaggaatctctacacccaacagtAGAGCTCAAACAcacaagagtcccatgctccactgactgagccagccaggcacccctcccccaatttttttattgtgataaaatacacataacataaattttactatcttaaacatttttaagtgtacagttcaatgatattaagtacattcacactgttgtgcaactgtcaccaccctccatctccagaactctttcatcttgcaaaactgaaactgtacCTGTTGAACTATGAGTCCCCAtctgccctccctgctccagcccctggcaaacactgttctttctgtctctatgaatttcatCACTCTAGGTATCTCgcacaagtggaatcatacagtatttgtctttttgtgactggcttatttcacttagcataaggacctaaaggtgcatccatgttgtagcatgttgcagaatttccttcctttttaaggctgaataatattctattctatgtatataccacattttgctttacccattcatccattaacagacacttgggttgcttccacattttagttATCGTGGATGATGCTACTATGAACACAAGtacacaaatatctcttcaagaccctgttttcaattcttttgaatatatatccagaaatggaattgctggatcatatggtaattctatttttaattttctgaggaatggccatactgttttccacagtagctgtactattttatattctcaatgatagtgcacaagtgttctaatttctccacatccttgccaacccttgttattttgtttttttttttttttaaatagtaccCATCCTATTGGATGTGAGGTGGTACTGTACTGCAcctttgatctgtatttccctaatggtgagcaacattgagcatcttttcatgtgcttattggccatttatattccttctttggagaaatgtctgaatatttcttttttaacaacatCTTACTGATTCCTTTTCATCTTCCAGACCTCTTAACCCTGTAGTGGCCAAGGACATCGTCCTTGGACTTCTCTTTCTACACTCAATTCCTTAGTGATTTCAAACAGTCTTATAGCTTTAAATACCAGCAACCTGCTGACCCTTCTCAAAAGATACCTTCAGCCCCGAACTTACCTCTGAGCTGAGGCTACCATTTCTAACTGCCTACAGGACGGCTGCACTTGGACATCTAATAGGTATCTTAAGCTTACTATGTCTTAATGCTGAGCTCCTTATCCTCCCCCGAATCTACTCCTTCCATAGTCTTCACATATCTTTTAATGGCAATTCTGTTTTTCCACTGGTTCAAGACAAAACTCTAGTCATCCTTGAATTCTTGTTTTCTCATGCCTCGTCAACAAATCCTGCCAAAGCTATCTTCATAAAATATATTGACTTTGACCACTTCCCCTGCTACCACTCTAGTGTACTTTAACATCATCTCTTACCTGGTTTATTTCAGTGACCTCCTCACCTGTCTTCCAGCTTCAGCCTTTCCGCTTTCAGTCTGTCCTCCATATGACAGCAAAGTAACCTGTAAAATCCAGTGTCAGATTATGTCACTCCTCAGCTCAAAACCATCTTTAGTACTCCTAGCAAAAGCCAAATTCCTAACAACGGCctatatcatttctttcttctacatGTACACAATAAGCATCTTCCTACCTCAGGACCTCTGCATTTGCTGGAGACCGCAAATGGTGGAGACAgtggtttcttttactttgtgCCAGGGACCCCTGTGGCAGTTAGTAATGCCCATGGATTCCTTCTGAGTACAGTATCTTTAAATCCATAAAATAAGtttcataaattttaaagaaaaccaattaTGCTGAAATAcaactctcaaaatatttttaaaatgtgtaatagaGTAATATATGTGTttcttattaattcattaaattacAAGAGCTAGCAGCATAATTATGAAGTAGTGATAACTGTAatgatattttaagatatttgcaGCAACTATAATGTGCTATGAAAATATCTGATTTCTACTAGCAACAACATCACAGGTGCTGCTAATAGCACTGTGATTTGCTGTCTGCATTCATAATTGAAGAACATGCCAAATGTTAATTcgtgaaaataaagagaacattttttcCCTATCTGAAGTCAAGACTCTGTGAATTCTATACACAGATCTCTGGAGGAGAGTGTCTGCGGACTCCATGTTAAGAACCCCTGCCTTAGAATGGTCTTCTCCCATAAGCCCTCACAGCTCATTCCTTCACCTCCTTTAATTCAAAAGCCACCTTCTCAGTCAGCTCTTCCCTGAGGACTCTATTTAAATTGCATGCCCACGTTCCCTATCCCCCTTTCctacttaatttttctgaacAGCACTTACTCACCTTCAAAtataatatttcacttaaaaaaattgtatctcCTTCCACTAGAAAGTGAATTCCATGGGAGTAGGCATTTTTGTCTGCCACTTTTGTGCTGTGTCCTCAGCCCCAAGAATGGTACCTGGTATACAGgtggcactcagtaaatatttgttgaaaaaaaaatgaataattacatctcctagaactcttttttttttctgcagtaagtttcttctctttttttttttctgcagtaaGTTCATGATTTGTGAGACTTTTACTAAATATTAAAGAGTTATAATTATCTCCTTTCCTATTATTCTGTTAACATTATCAAGGTTAACCTTAAACAGTAGCAGAGAGCAGCAGGAATGCAAGGATTCTGATGGAGCTTCCAGTCCTAAACAAGAAGTACCTTCCAAGGACTCCTTAGGGGACCTGTGTCTCACCCAAATTCAGGGAACCACCTTAGAGGCAAAGTGCTACCCATAAAATTCTTTCTTGCTGTTACAGCAGTCAGGCCCCCATCCCCAATCAAACCAATAATTCTCATACCTTTTAATTCTGGCAGCATGGTAAAATGGACAACACATAATCTTGGGGGCATCCAAACCAGGTGCCAACTCTGCCACCACTTCCTAGCTCGTGTGATTGTTGGTGAGTCACGAAACCTTTCTGAATAGATAAAATGGGATTTTTATGAGGATGAAATGGGATGGCTGGCATAGTGCACAGCACAGGAGATGGTCATCTTCGCCCTTTTCCATCTCTCTAGGTCATTTTATAACTGCCTGCCAAGGCTCACAGGATCTTGATGGCTAAGAGGAGGAGCCTGTCCAGTCCTTTCCTGTATGTAAACCCGCTATATCTAGACCCAGAGTGCTTCCTTTGGACTGTGCCACTGTAAATTGGTGCCTCCATTCCCACTTCAGATGTGTGGTTAAGACTGCCATCTGGACCTTGACCATGAAGCCTACCATCTAGCACAGTTTTTTCTCTTCTACCTCTTTTTGCCCTAACTGGGAGATCTTGTATATGTCATCATAGAGGACAAGATAGAAATCATTGTTCTCCAGTATTTCCAGTGTTAAGAGCTTTCAGGGAGCATATTCACCTTTCCAAAACACAAACACCAGGGAAAGTGCTAATGTGCACTGTGCACTCTGAGCCAGGCCCCTGCTTTACACATATAGAATGTATGcaaacatatatgcatatatgtatatatacacacggCTTCAGGAACCCTCCAACCATCCTATTCTATAGAagaaagagacccagagagatgaaTGCGCTTGCCCACATCAAGTAGCTTCTCAActgcaaagccaggatttgaatccaggtatTTGACCATTTTTGTTACATGCTAACAGCTTGTGACATCTGTTTTCTGGCACTGAGTTTAGGCTTGGGAAAATCCTACCAACTCAGAGCTAGAGTCAGGTCTGGAGGTGGTACCCCAGTTCCTCAGTCTTGCCAAACAAGCCTTCCCAGACTTTGTGAATGAAGGCCAAGGAAGAGAAACGCTGCTGGGACTCCCTTTGAGCTCATATTTCTTTCTAGTTGCAAAAAGGGCTTATTTCCACATTCACTATCTTCCTCTTTGTTGTGTAGACCATTTAACCCGTCAGAGGATTTGTGCTGTTAGAAGTTTGTTTATTATTAGATTTATTTCTCCTATAAGCAAATGTGTTCACAACATTCCATGGGGGAATCTTTTTAAGTGTCACATAAATGTCATCTTATGTAAAttgagtatttgtctttccataGAAGGgggtggaagggaaagaaaggaaggataaaCAACCTTCAGTCTCGGAGAGGGAAGGCGGTTCCTGTCCCAGTTCACAACTCACCCATGTGCCTTCAAAGCCAAAGGTGAGTTGCAAAAATTATTGGATCATCTTTGAGGGGCAGCcaaaagggagggggaaggaaaagtTGGCAACGATGCTTTGGGGATGTTGAACCAGGTTCCCAGGTCTCCCCAACAAACCCCGCCTGAGACCAGACCACCCTCTCCCCAATTGGGAGCATTGGGAGAAGGCTGCAGCTTGCCCCCGACACCTCCCCATCCAGGAGGCTAGCGCAGCTCCTTCCTCGAGAGAAGGTGAGCACCGCGGACGCAGCGGGTTGGGTGGGTGTGGCCCGCGGCTCTGGGAACCGACCCAAGGCCCCGCCACCGCCCGCGAGCCGCCCGACAGCCCGCCTGCCTGGCGAGCGCAAGCGCTTCTTCCAGAAACTGCGAGGATCCGAGCGCACTGTTTGTGCACCACAAGGTCAAGTCGGGAAGTGGAGCCGGAGGAGGAGGGGCGAGGAGGcgaagggtggggagaggggcgccCCGCTTCCTCGCCAAGTGCCAGCCCTTGGAAGTAGCCCCCTCGGTTTTTAACCCTTTAGGGGGAATGGGAAGGACGAGCTAGGGGGGAAGGGAACACCTCGGGGCAAACTCCTACTGGGGCCAAGACTTGCAGctacccacccacccaacacTGCGTTCCCCACCCCCCGGAAATgcggggcagagctgggagactGTAGGCACccgaacgggggaggggggcaacgAACCCGAGAGGGACCCTCTCCACGGACGGCCCCTCCTTCCTGAGGTCGCCGGCAATTTCAAGTTTCCCCCGCCCGGGATGTTAGTTTCCATCTActgtgggtgggggagaagggacgcgccccctcccccagactcGCGCGCgtgcccctcccctccgctcCTGCCAGCACTTTCTGCTCACTTCTGGCGCTGCAGAGCGCCACGCGATTTATTCGGTTCGCATTTTTAAACCAGCGATTCGGGAGCAGGGCCTAGGGCGAGGGTCTTCCAGCGCTGGAGCCCCGGGAGGCGGGGTGCTCGGTGCAAACCTCGTTCCCTCCGCGAGTGTCGCCTTCAGGCTGTTATTTGCAAAGAAACGTCTTTTTGACGCAGGGAGAAATGGCAAATTTTAAGTACGTCATTAATATGGcgccaaaagatttttttaagtataagcttgcttttttttttttttaaggttgcgGGGGGCGCCGCCCGGGTCTGGGGCTCGAAGGGGGCGGGGTGTGAGCAGAAAGTGTGAGAGAGTGGAGGGGCGgggtatgtgtgtgagtgtgtgaagTGTGAGCAGACCTGATGGGACTTGCACGGGCGCAGCCGCCGCTCGGGCCCGGCCCTGGGGACAGGGCGGGCTGGGGGCGCCCCAGAGCCCATGGGGAGTCTGGGCCCGAGGTGCAGGCAGACGGGCAGCCGGGCAGagcaccctccccgcccccccctcccccccgaggCCTGCAACCCTACCTGGACCCGCTGCCGGAGCCAAACAaccgggcggggggtggggcgggcgaTGGGGGGGGTGTCAGGAGTGGAGATCCGAGTGAATAAGAAAAAAGTGGCTACTCCCCCTCCCTCGCTCCTcccgcccgcccccaccccacccccaccccaacacattttttttctaaagagatCACAAGGAAGTcttggtttaaaaagaaacagaaacatacaCAGGGGGATTGGTGAATGGTGCCGACCGCGGCCATCGCAGTTGAAGGCtattttttggggaggggggtgagtaGCGTCCATGGAGTTACTTTGTGCCCATTCCTAGCGGCAAGGGCTTACGTCCAGCGGGCTGACCGTCCCCAGCAGGGGTGTGGGGCCGGGGACGCCGAGGGCCCGGCAGCCTCCCTCGCCGCGACCCCGGATGGATgcgcgccccccgcccgcccgcgccgGCCCCAGGAGCTCCGGGTTTCGGGAGCATCCTTCCAGCGCCGGCCCCCGCCGCGGCGCGTAGTCCAGGGCAGCGCCCCTCAGAAGGGCACCGCGGAGGAAGGTAAGATCCTGCCCCCAGCGATGGGCCCTGCACATCTCCACGgcgttattttatgtttttgcaaCAGATCTGCCAGCGCTCCTCGCTccctcgctcgcgctctctctcttgctcgctcgctccctctctctcctgctggctGCCTGTTCTAGGAAGCCAGggcgcgggggggtggggggggatgcaCAGCACCGGGGAGAGAGATTGCGCATGTTGGTCAGTCGTGTTTTAAAGAGTACATTGCGGGGAGGCTGAGAGGGGCGCATGCAACAACAACTTTTGGAAGGGTGAGCTTGGCGACCTTCTTTATTAATGACTGCGGCAAAGCGCCCCCGGGCCGGTGAGGgggcgcgggcgggcgggggcgcgCCAGGGCTGCAACTTGCCCCGCGGGCTCCGGCCGCGCGGAGGGGCTGCGGCGGGAGACCGCAGCGGAGGGGAGGTCGTTCTGCCGGAGACGGGGGTTCGGAGGACCCAGAGCTATCTGCCCTCCTGTCGCCCTgagtttcattttgttgatacGCAGCACGTCCGGCCGCCGAACCGGGCTGAGCCGGTGCACATGACTCCGCGCTGGGCTCACGTGCAGCCGGTCCGGTCCCAGACACCTTCCGGGGGCCACCGCCTCCGCCCTGTCGCCCCCTCTCCGGGCTGGGTGCACGCGGGCGCTGCACGCGGGGGCAGCATGCTCAGCTCCCCGGCGCGGAGGCTCTGCACAAATTAAACAGTGTTTTGGAGGGGCGGGGGACACCCTTTCCAGGTGAGTATGCCGGGTGTGCAGTTCCGGCGTACGGGGCGCGGGCTGGGGTCGGGGGCAGTCCCCCCTCCGGGGCTGCGCGGGAGTCCGGCGGGGGAGAAGCGCTGGGAGAGTGGAAATGTACCGGCTGCGGCCGGAGCGGCGGGTGCGCGCCCGCGGGGCGACGGCAGGGGGCGTGGCCCTTGTTTACCTTCTCCCAACTCTGCCGGTTCGCGTCCCGCTTCGGGGACGGTACTGCAGTCCCCTGCCCTCCGCCTCGGTCCCTGCGCCCTGGGTGGTACTGGGAAGATGTAAGCAAGTGGCAGTCCCAGCCTGGGACATACACACCTGACCCTCAAATAAGTGATAttgcagccccagcccccaccaaaCACCGCTGCAGTCCCTCTCCCGGATcccgggccccgccccgcccccggcagtGGCATCTTCCCGgcctcacctccttcctccctctctccctctctccctccctccttcccacccactcGCCTGCGCCTGCGGAGCGGCTCCCGCCCGCTTCCTCCCCGCCTGGGTGCAGACTTGTGGCTCCCTCCGGTCCCTTCCCGCCTATCACTGGGCCTGAGACACTCTCATCTCCAGGCCAAAGGATGAGAGGTCAGCCTCGCGATTCGTAGCTGTTACATCAGAAGGTGGGGATGTCTGCGAAACAGGGAGGAAGGCTTCGCGGTGGCTTCCAGAGGcccaggacacccccccccccccaccccccccccccgccccccccccccccctcagagCTGCACACTTCCTAAGAGGCTCGGCTCCTCTTACCCGCTTCACCTAAAGACCTCTCCCCCGCCCTGGACGTCAAGTCCGCAGTCCCCGGCCCGAACCGCCCCTTGCCCTTCCTTTGCCTGGGCCAGAGCCCCCCGCAGCCACCTCCGGCTCCTCCTCCCGGCTCCCGCGGTCGGAATCACGCCGGCGCGCCTCCAGCCTGCTGTCCCGCGGACTGCCTCCAGGGGCAGGCTGGAGGCGCGCGCCACCCCCTCCCAATCCCCGTGGCCATCGCCGCGGGCCGggacgctttttttttttttttttttttttaaaccaccttGGCTGCAGGTCTTATGCCAGGGCTGGTGGGGGCGGGAAGGGCAGTGTTTCCCCTTGCCCTGAGCCAAGGGCACGGTGCACCCGGCGACTGTGGTCTCTGCAGATTTCCAAACCTTGCTCCCGCTTTTAGCAACCCTCGCTCATCTACTGCGGGACATAAAGTTTTACCCAGAGGCTGAGTTTGCAGGGGTCATCAGGAGGCATCTTGTTTTTGCTCAGAGTGGCGCTAAAGGGAGTTGGGGAGAGACTAAGAGGGCACGGCTGGCTTGCCGCCTTGCCTTTGTTGGAAGGGGGAGGAGCCCTGAGTTTTGAGCCTAAACTAGCTGTCAGGATGTGCCCTTAACGTTTATGTTTGCAAACTGAATCAGGGTCCCGGGTCCGCCGCCTGGTCCCTCCTCTCACGGTGGCATTGACTCCCTCCCTTCACTGGTAAAATTCCCAGTAGGACATTTGGCAAAAGGGCCATGCAAGGAGCTGCCAACCGGGCCTGGCCCTGTTTCCTGGGTTCCCAGGGTGCTGGCTTCTCCCCTACCCTGACTTCCTCTCTCACCTTAGGGCCCCAAGTGAACGCACCATCCCTCCCATCTCTTCTTCCTCAGGCGGGTTGGGACTTGCAAAGCGATCtaacaagcagaggaggaaaataaCAACAGAATAACTGTAAGGGGAAGGAATGAGTAATAAAGCCGacccaggcagggaggagggcttTCATGTTTAAGAGATGCTATTTGCTTTTTAGGTCACAGGCTGCAAAACAGGCTTTGATCCGAAGTGGGCGAATAATTTATTGAGAAAGTTTGCatggtaggggaaaaaaaagggatgtTTGTTTGATCTGGAGCCCTCTCAGTTGTCCCAAGTGCTGTTGGCTGTTGTTTGGAGTGGAAAAGCATTTGGTTCTACAGCAAATGCCTCGCAGAGGGAAGTCCTCGCCCCAGGCAGCAGGACTTGCAGTGAATATTGGTTTTGAAACTGTTTGGCCAAAGGTCTCTCCAGCACTTTTGGAGATGAAGTGTTTAAGGACAAAGTTGTTTGGACTCAGGATGCAGCAAATGTTTCCAGAACATTTCCCATCCAACgtgctttttctttccctaaattTCATGGCTAAATGGCCAGTAACATTATTCCAAGAGAGCTTCCACTTGCCTTTCATTGACAGGTGAGGTGGGATTGCTGGTCCCAGCCCCCAGATGTACCCTGGAGTCTTGAGGGTAGACCTCCGACACTGACTACCACATCCTtgacgggggcgggggtggggggacagcggGGAGCAGGGTGCTCTAGTTAACCGGGGTTCCAGGTAACAGGAAGGTAGTTGTCTTACACCCAAGACCCAGTTCAGTGACTTCCAGTCCAAATTCTTGACAACTCATCCACCAGGCTCTTTGTAGGCCTTACA from Panthera uncia isolate 11264 chromosome A1 unlocalized genomic scaffold, Puncia_PCG_1.0 HiC_scaffold_17, whole genome shotgun sequence carries:
- the LOC125935495 gene encoding Wilms tumor protein 1-interacting protein-like — protein: MPLPGAGRGPGSGRGTAAVFGGGWGCNITYLRVRCVCPRLGLPLAYIFPVPPRAQGPRRRAGDCSTVPEAGREPAELGEEPPRRGAEHAAPACSARVHPARRGGDRAEAVAPGRCLGPDRLHVSPARSHVHRLSPVRRPDVLRINKMKLRATGGQIALGPPNPRLRQNDLPSAAVSRRSPSARPEPAGQVAALARPRPPAPPHRPGGALPQSLIKKVAKLTLPKVVVACAPLSLPAMYSLKHD